The DNA sequence GCAGCGGAGGGCTTCAAGGCCTGCCTGGAAGTGGTCCAGGGAGCGGGCTACGCCGAGCAGACTCCGGAGACGCAAGCCGATTGGAAGGAGTGGGAGGAGATCTGCGCGCTGAACATGGCGCAGTCCTACCGTCTCGCCGAGAACTACCGCGCGGCTGCGGACGCCTACCAGGCCTACCTCCGGGTATCTCCCGGCAACGTCAATGCGCTGACGCAGTTGGCCAACGCGCTCAACGAGTTGTCGATGTCGGATTCCTCCACGGCCATCTACGAGTCGCTGCTGGCGCGCACGGACCTTGACGCCCGCGAGGAGTTCATCGTCGGCATCGGTCTCTATCAGCTCGAGGACTTCGGCCGCGCTTCACGCGCCTTCGCCAAGTCGGTGGAGCGGAATCCCAAGAGCCGGGACGCCGCCTACAACTGGGCTCAGACGCTGTTCCTGGCGGAGTCCTACGAGGACCTGCCGCGCGCTGCGCGCCACTTGCGTGAGTTGGATCCGCAGAACTCCAACGCCTACCGCCTGCTCGCCCAGGGGCTCCTCCAGACGGAGAGCTCCGAGGTGGCCATGGAGGTCATGGGCGAGATGGAGAAGCTCACCTTCGAGGTGGTCGACCCGCTCTTCCAGCCGGTGTCGGGTGGTGGCGCCCAGCTCGATGGGGACGTGCAGAACAACTCGTTGGCCCCGGGCACCACGATCACGCTGCGCTTCCACTTCACGACCGTCGACGGCATGGATGCCGGCACGCAGGACGTGACCGTGAGCGCCCCCGCCGCAGAGGCCACCACTGGCTTCTCGGCCCGCTTCGACTCCGACCAGTCCGTGATCGGCTACTGGTACGAGGTCGTCGCGCCGTAACGCAGTCCGCTTCGGATGAGGAAGGCCGGGGCCCCACGCGGGGTCCCGGCCTTTCGTTTGGTGGGCCAGGGTCCCCGGCGGATGAGAGCCCAGCGGACCCGGATACGGCACGTCGGAGAACGCTGCGCTCGCAGCGCTGCTCCTCCGCACCGCTTGATTCCGGCCTGCCGGCCGGTAGATTCAGGCTTCCTGCGGGTGTAGCTCAGTTGGTAGAGCATCAGCTTCCCAAGCTGAGGGTCGCCGGTTCGAATCCGGTCGCCCGCTTGTCTGTAAGTGCTGACGTAGCATAGTGTTGTCGAATAAGACTGCCACGGTAGGCGAGTCGGGTGTCAGAGTGTGGGTGACAAACCAGAGACTGCGGGGGTTCCGAGCCAGTCGCCGGTTGAGCGCGTCAGCGATCGACTCGATGCTGACCTCTTCGTGGCGTCGTGCCCGATGTCGCGAGCCACGGCGGAGCGCCTAATAGGGGTTTGGGCGGACGCCCAGCACCGACCGAACTGCGGGCTGATCCTGACCACGGATGGCGGTGACGCCGCGGCCGCCTACCTGATCGCCCGTTTCCTGAAGAGGGCCTACGAGCGGTTCACACTCTATGTGTTTGGCCGATGCAAGAGCGCGGGCACGCTCGTTGCGCTTGGAGCCGACGAGATCGTGATGTCCGCGCACGGGGAGTTGGGGCCTCTCGATGTCCAGATGGTCAAGGACGATGAACTGGCTCGGTTCGGTTCAGGGGCTGACTACTCACAAGCGGTCAGCTACATGTTGACGAGTGCGTTCGCGGCCTGGGAGAACAACTTCCTGGCCATCGTCAATCGCTCGGTCGGCCAGATCTCGACGCGAACCGCGGCGGATATCGCGACGCAGTTCGTGTCAAACCTCTTCCAGCCGATGATGGCGCAGCTCGACCCCCTGAAGCTGAGCGAGGCCTACCGAGCGAACTCGATAGGCTTGGAGTATGGCACCCGCCTCGGCGCTTCGGCTGAAACGGTTGACCGCCTTGTTTCGGACTATCCTGACCATGGCTTCGTTATCGATATCGAGGAGGCTCAAGAGCTGTTCCGTTGCGTGAGGACCCCGGAGGTCGACGAGCTCGAGCTGGAGGAGTACGTCCGGCGCGGGCTTTCGAAACGTCTGGGGTCCGAGCATCTTCGAGTTCCCGGCGAGAAGCCAGTTCTGGCGTGTCTTACGCCGGCATCCCAGCCTCCAGAGGAGACGTCGGATGGAAGTTCATCAGGGGAAGAACAAGAAACTCAAGGACTCGATGTCCCGTCAGTACGCGAAGGCGGGAACGGTCGTGACCAAGCTGAGCTCAGCTCGGTTCAAGAAGGACTACCAGGCGATCACGCGTACCGGGGCGATGGGGAAGGAGTTGACCTCGGGCCGCTACAGTGAACGGCGTTTGTCCGACCAGAGCACGACCCGAATCTTCTGACAGACGCGCCTGACGGTGGCTCGGCCCAGGCGCACCGTCTCCGCCAGCACACGTCTTTCCCTCTACAAGGCATTCTCGCACAAGTGCGCGATCTGCGGCAGGTCGGAGCCGTCCCACGTCCACCACATCGATGGTGATCCTTCGAACGGGGATCTGCTCAATCTGATTCCACTCTGCGCGAACTGCCACTTGCAGGACCAGCACGACCCCACCCGCGCGATTGAGCCAGGGATTCTCCGCCTCTTCCGGGTCCACCGAGACCCGGTCTTGCTTGCCTCCCAGTTCCAGCCGCTGTTTCGGAGAGCGGAGTTCCTGATCAGTCTCCAGGAAGGAGGTGAGGTGGACGATATGGCGAAGAGGAAGAAGGAACTCATCTCCTTCGTGGAGGTGCTGGAGATGGGGAGCTACTACGGCCAACGGATCGACGAGCTGTTCGGACGCTTCGGGGGGGTGTGGGTTGTAGACGATCCGGACAACGAACGGAAGCTGGCCGAGGACCTCCAGCGGCGCCTCCAGAGAGCGCGCGAGAATGCGGGCGAGATTCTGGCCTTGGTCGTTGAACTCGTCAGGTTTCAGCCTTGGGGTACGCGCTGACTCCCACGAAACGGGGAGTATTCGACGACCTCGGCGCGGTGCCGGACGTGCCCAAGGTGGCCGTAGATCCGATCGACCAGGGATTGCCCGCCATGCCCCAGCTCGCGTGAGACGGTGAAGGGCGAGACTGGAGCCCCCCCGTCCAGCGTTTGCAGTCGAGCAGCGCAGTAAGTGTGTCTGAAGATCCGCGTCCGAACGTCGCCTTCCTGAAGGCCGGAACGCAGCGCCAACTGATCCAGCCCCCTCCGCACGTTGTCGAGCATGCGCTCCGCGCCGGGGCGCGAAGACGGGAAGAGTAGCGTGCCTCTCAGTGGATCCGTCGTCTCACGGTGCGCGAAGTACTGGCGCAGGATCTCCTCGAGCTGAGGCCACAGGGGCACCACCCGGGCAGAGGTGGCCGTCTTCAGCCGCCGCCAACGGTTCGGCCGGAACGTGACGGTTTTCCGTGCGAACGAGATGTCCTCGATCTCGAGGCCCAGGACCTCCGCCTTCCTGCCCCCGGTGAGGAGGAAGGTCCCGACCAGCGCGTAGAGGTACAGGAATGGGTGAGGCCCGATCGCACCGCCCTGGCCCCTGCCTCGAAAGACCGTCGCCGGCCGCTGGGTGCGCGCCGCTTCGAGGAGCCGAGCCGCGTCGTGCACCTCCAGCCAGCGTGCCTCCCGCCGCACGGCCACTGGTTTCTCGAGCATCGCCGCAACCGGGTTGAACCCGAGCGGGACCGCTCCCTCCGCCTGTGCACGTCGGTAGAGGTTGCTGAGGGTATTCAGGTACTTCCGCACCGATCCGGGCGACAGCGTCCCGCCGCGACCGTTGGATCGCCGCTGAAGCAGGGCAGCGTAGTCGTTCAGGTCGCGTACCTGGATGGTGTGGAGCGGGCGGCGGGGGCCGAAGAACTCGACGGCGCGCTCGAGGTGTCCCTGGGCCTGGACCAACCAACCCTCCACGGTCCGTCCCGCCTCGGCCTTCCGGTAGAGGTGGTGGGCGGCGTAGGCCTCGAGCTCGGCGACCTCCCGGATCCCGTGACTGATCTTCAGGAGCTCGCGCTCCGCCTTCTCTGCCTCGGCATCCTTCCGGACGGCGGAGGAGGAGGGGGCCGCCTGTCGGAGGGCCCGCGCGCGTTCCGCCGCGAGGGCCTCCGCAACCTCGCGGTTGGTGGTTGCGGTCCGCTCGCCGGGGGCGATCAGCGGCTCCCGACGCCCGTTCAGGTCGCGGAAGTCCCCCCAGAAGCGGGTGAGGCCATTCCGGGTGCGGGCGTAGACCCGCGACGCTCTGCGCCTTGCCATCGTCGCCTACACCAGTCGGAGGTCCGGGCGCCAGTCCGCGGCCGGCCGCTCGGAATCATCGCCGTGGGCGGAGTGGAGTCGGAGCCGATCCTGGTTCCATGCGATCGCACCGATGGCCTCTGGTCCGAACGGGATCGACACGACCACCGGCGAGCGGTTACGAAGGACCACGCTCAAGACGTCGCCGGGTTCTACCCGAAGGGCATCGATCCTTGCGGTGGCGACGAAGGTGTAGCGGGTATCCGGGTCCGGGCAGAAGGGTGCCGTCGGTGCATCCACTTCCTTCGGACGGCTACGGTTGCTCGCCAGATGGCGATGTGCTCGGACCGTCTGTCGGTCTGGAAGGCGACTCACGGCTGACACGTGCAGCTCCCAGGCACCGGAGGGTCCCTTGCGAGCCCCCGGGCCCCCCGCTTCTGAGAGTTTCGACTGCGTGAGCTCGACGCAGCGACGTCGGAGGACGCGGCGGGGCAAACCCGTGCGCGATTCCACTTCTGAGAGGGGCAACCACCGAGGTGCATGCTGGCCGAGCACTTCGCTCAGCTCGTCCGCCGCCGTGACGAGAACGCGGGCGAGCTCGACGTGTCGATCCTCCAGGACGCTCGCCGCACCCCTCCATGTCCGGATCTGCTCCTCCAATGCCCTGGCTAGCTCGCAGTCCAAACGGCTTGCTACCGGAACACCGCCACCCCTCACGACCGATCCCATTCTCAGCGTCCCCCGCCGTCGTCATTGGGATCCTGGGCGAGCCGCTCCGCCAGCTGGTCGATCGAGTCGTCGCCGAGCACCGGCGCAGTTCCGGGCTTCCGCCCGATACGTTCCAGAGCGCTGACGTGTAGCTCCCACCGTGGCGCCATTCGCGCGAGTGGCGTCGTCGTCCCCGGTACCACCTCGCCTGCGAGCTCGGCGAAGCGGCGGCGGAGAGTCTTCCGGGCCCAGCCGGTCCGCGCCTGGACTGTTGAGAGGGGAATCCACGTCGGGGCCGTGTCGTCGAGGATCCGCCGGAGCTCCACCCGACAGCGGTCCAGCACCTCGGCCGATCCAGAGCCGTACTTCCGAAGCCGAGTAGCATCCGCGGCCCATGCGTCGGTGAGCTCCATCATCGCGTCCCGCATTGCCATTGAGCCGGCGAACCTGTCCATCCCGTGCCTCCCTGCTTCCCAAGGGTGACCGTAAAGAGCTAGTTTACGCTAGTCGGGCCCAACGGAATGTCAATAGGACGTTTACGGATGGACTTCAAGCAGGCGACGGACATCTTGCTCGAGTACGGGGTCACCCTCCCGGAAATCGCTGAGGCGCTTGGGATTGCGGCCCAGACGGCCCGGCAGGCTCGGCTCGATCCGAGCACCGAAGGATTCCGCCGGCCACCCGCTGAGTGGCGCGAGGCGCTCGCGGTGCTCGCCGAAGAGAAGTCCCAGCGGGCCGCGGCGGACCTGGAGGGCCTCGTCTTCCTCCTTCGCGCGCCCGATGTCCCCGACTTCGACTTCGAGCATGAGGGCCGGCGCTTCCACGCGAGTTGCGCTGCAGGTACCGGTCTTCATCAGCCGCCCACCTGGTCAGTCACCGTCGACGGGAAGCCGAGCTCCATAAGCTTCCGGGGTCGGTACGACGACGAGCGGGCGGAGGTGCAGGAGCGGATCATCCGGCTCTGGGAGGCGTCACCCCGCCTCACTTGAGGCCCCCCGCCGGGCCCGCGCATCGCGAGCTGCCGCCTTTCGATCCCTACCGTCTGCTTTGCACTCCGGGCACCAGGCCCGGCGGCCCGTTGCTGCGCGGCGCCCGCCAGGAGGGCGGCCGAAGGGCTTTCCGCACCCCGCGCAGACCTCAAGGCCTCCAGACAGGGCCAGGGAGAAGGCCAGGTCCAGAGCAAGGCGACCGAATAGCCCGGAAGCAACCAGTCGGAAGTGCAAGGGGTGTCCGTGACCCCAGCGGAACTCCGGCCGCACGCCTCCTTCTGCGAGCCAGTCGGTCGTCACCACCTCCATCAGCACCCTTCGATCCGTATCGACGGAGCGCCTCCACCACGGAGCTCTCCGATGCCCTGGAAAGACTTCACGCCAGTCGCTGACTTGACCCAGGTGCCCTCGATGGAGGTCGGCGCCGAGACTGACCATCGCCCGCGCGGATCGAGCATACCGTCTCCAGACGTCGAGCGGTTCCTCAAGGCCGGCGTCGCACGCACCGGCGGCAGGCGTCACGGTCCAGCGGCCGTGGGGTCGAGCATGGAGTTGGCAAAGCATCAGCCGCCCATACTCCTCCGAATACCGCTGAAACGATTCAGGCTCCGCGTCCGCTAGACCAATGAACTCTTCCAGTGGGCGGCGGCGCTTGATGCGGAAGTCGCGCCACAGACTTCCTGGTGGTGGGAAGATCAGGCGGGCCTCGGACAACGCCACTCGCTCCGGTACCTGCACCCAATCGTCTTCACTTAGGACCGTTTCGAAGCGAAGTCCCGCGGACCTGGCGCGCGCGATGACCTCAAGGGTCTCGGGAGTCGGTCTCTGACGAATGGGCATGGTATACGCAACGCTATATTGAAGGACTCCTCAAGCTAGCCCATGGGCACGACACTGGTCCAGTACGGCAACCGCTGCTCGGCTCGGTTAACCAAGGAGGTTGGGGGAGTGGCAAGACGGCACGGACAGCTTGTCGCGGCGCGCTTCACGGCAGGAGAGAAGGCCGTCATCGAGCTCGCGGCCCGGATCGCCGGGGTACCGGTCAGCACGTTCATTCGGTCGGTCGCCTTGCCTGCTGCGGAGAAGCGGATCCGCGATGCTCTCGACGCAGGGATCGACATCGAGCCGAGGCCGGTCCGGTGAGTCTGAAAGACCTGCGCGAACTGCTCCGGGCGCTGCCGCCGCAGGCGCAGCTCCCTGTCGGCTGGGTACGGGACCACCTCGAGGCGGAGGAGGTGGCCCCGATAGGGGACCTCTCAGTCGACCAGGTGGCATTGGCGCTCGCCCGCTCCCCTTCGACCATTCGCAGCTGGATCCGGGATGGGCGTCTCCCAGGCGCCTACCGTCTCGGCAGATGCTGGCGGGTGCCCCGCGACGCGCTCTGCGAGATCAGGAGCCGACCCGCCTCAGCGGAGGGCGCGCCCGAAGTAGGAGACACGCTTCGGCTCGATGCCTGGCGGAGGGCAAGGACCGCTACACCATGAGCTCGCGCGGTCAGCTTGAACTCGAAGCCGCAGTGCTCGGTGCCTTCCTGTCATTCGGCGCCGATGAGCTTTCGATCGGTCCAGCGGATGTGGACGCCAGGATCTTCACTTCGTCACACCACCTGGTGGTGCTATCGGCTCTGCGGAGGATGGCCGACCGCGGAAGCCGGATCGATGTGGTGGGTCTGCTCGCCCAACTCGCGGAGGAGGGCCAACTCGAGGCGGCGGGTGGTGCCGCATGCCTCGCCGGCCTCTTGGACATCGTGCCAACGCCCCTTCACCTCGCTGACCACCTCGCAGCCCTCAGGCGCCGGGCGCAACGGCGGAGGGTGCAGGACCTGCTCCGGGAGTGTCTCTCAGGGATCGAGGAAGCCGAGGAGCCGCTTGAGGACGTCGTGCACGGTATCGAGACCGGCCTGGCCTCGCTGCACCTCGACACCGGGGGGGCGGCGATCCTCAGTCTTGCCGAGATCCTGGAGGACCCCGACGTCCTTTCCGCTCCGACTCCCGTGGTGCCGAACCTGGCATGGGAAGGGCGCGTCACGCTTCTGGCAGCGCGCGAGAAGGACGGCAAGTCGACTCTGGCTGGGGCTGCGGCGGCGGCCAAGAGCGGAGGTCATCGCTTTCTCGGCTCCCCGCTCGCTCCCGGAGTGGTCCTGTACTTGGGGCTGGAGGAGCACGTAGGGGACTTCGCACGACGGATGGTCCAGTTCGGAGCCGACCCTAAGCGCGTGCACCTGCGTCAGTTGGTCACGTCCCCGCTGGCGGACCTCCGTGCTTCGGTGCGCGCAGTTGCCCCGGCCCTCGTGGTCCTCGACACGCTCGCGGCCTTTACGGAGTCTCTGGACCTCGATTCGGGATCCGCGGCGGCCTGGACCCCGATCATGACGGGCATCGCCCGGGTTGCGCGGGAGAGCGGCGCAGCCGTGGTGCTCGTCCACCATGGTCGAAAGGGCGGTGACGGATACCGAGACAGCACCGCAATCGGTGCCGGCGTCGATGCGATCCTGACTCTCACCACGGACCAGCAACTCCCTCCGTCGCACCGAGTGCTGACGTCGAAGGGCCGAATGGACTTGCGGCCGCGTTTGACGATTGAGCTCGTCGAGGGGGAGGACGGCGAGCCGTCCTACTTCCGGCTCGCGGAATCGGAGCTCTCCCTGGATGCGCGTATCGTCGCGTTCTTGGAGCACAATCCCGAAAGCAGCCAGAACGCCGTGCGCGAGGGGGTGAGGGCGAAGAACACGGAGGTGGGCGCCGCCATCCGGAGACTCATGGCGGAGGGAGTAGTCACCGACTCAGGAGAGGTGCACCGTGGCCGTAGGCTCAGTGTCTGTCGAGCGGCGGGACCCACCGCGGAATCAGATGGGAACCACAATGGAACCGGTCTCGGGAAGCACCTGATTCCCGACGATTCCCGATCACCGGCGCGGCTGATCACTACACCGGGCTCCGAGGAGCGGCAGGTATCAGCGGGGAACCACTCGGGAATCAAGGTGGGAACCACTTCCGTCGAACCGATTCCCGGGGTGCTTCCCGGGGGGGCCCCAGTAGGGGGGCCCCTGGAAGCAGCGGGCGACACGGCCGCACGACATGCGTTGGAGATCCTCGACGATGAATGAGCGCGATGCTCGCCGAGATCGGGGGAACCGACTCTGCCGAGCGCTCACGGCCCGGATCGTAGACCTGGCGCCGCGAGGCCTCGGCCAGTGGGAGGGCGCGTGGGAGCTGGTCGATCCGCCGAGCGCTGAGTTCATGGCCGCACTTTCGAACTGGGAAGCGTCAGGCACGGCGGAGGCGAAGGAGCGTCTGGCCGCAGCCTTCTCCGAAGTCCTTGCTGCGTGGCGCAACGCAGCAGCTGCCTTCCGGGCGCAGGAGGCCCCCTCGGACGTGCCACCGGAGCGGAGAACATGACGGTAGGTGCCACGTTCGACCTCAAGCGCCTCCGTGAGCCATTCCGCCTCGACCATGTCGAATGGCGCGTGTCCAGGGCGGGGGAGAAGTCGGGGAAGGCGTGGGCCATGGTCATCCCGTACCTCAACGCGCGCGCCATCCAGGATCGGCTGGACGAGGTGTGCGGACCGGAAAACTGGTGCAACGAATACACGGAGGCCCCGGGTGGGGGCGTCCTGTGCGGGATCTCCA is a window from the Gemmatimonadota bacterium genome containing:
- a CDS encoding site-specific integrase, giving the protein MARRRASRVYARTRNGLTRFWGDFRDLNGRREPLIAPGERTATTNREVAEALAAERARALRQAAPSSSAVRKDAEAEKAERELLKISHGIREVAELEAYAAHHLYRKAEAGRTVEGWLVQAQGHLERAVEFFGPRRPLHTIQVRDLNDYAALLQRRSNGRGGTLSPGSVRKYLNTLSNLYRRAQAEGAVPLGFNPVAAMLEKPVAVRREARWLEVHDAARLLEAARTQRPATVFRGRGQGGAIGPHPFLYLYALVGTFLLTGGRKAEVLGLEIEDISFARKTVTFRPNRWRRLKTATSARVVPLWPQLEEILRQYFAHRETTDPLRGTLLFPSSRPGAERMLDNVRRGLDQLALRSGLQEGDVRTRIFRHTYCAARLQTLDGGAPVSPFTVSRELGHGGQSLVDRIYGHLGHVRHRAEVVEYSPFRGSQRVPQG
- a CDS encoding DUF1778 domain-containing protein; this translates as MARRHGQLVAARFTAGEKAVIELAARIAGVPVSTFIRSVALPAAEKRIRDALDAGIDIEPRPVR
- a CDS encoding AAA family ATPase, producing MSSRGQLELEAAVLGAFLSFGADELSIGPADVDARIFTSSHHLVVLSALRRMADRGSRIDVVGLLAQLAEEGQLEAAGGAACLAGLLDIVPTPLHLADHLAALRRRAQRRRVQDLLRECLSGIEEAEEPLEDVVHGIETGLASLHLDTGGAAILSLAEILEDPDVLSAPTPVVPNLAWEGRVTLLAAREKDGKSTLAGAAAAAKSGGHRFLGSPLAPGVVLYLGLEEHVGDFARRMVQFGADPKRVHLRQLVTSPLADLRASVRAVAPALVVLDTLAAFTESLDLDSGSAAAWTPIMTGIARVARESGAAVVLVHHGRKGGDGYRDSTAIGAGVDAILTLTTDQQLPPSHRVLTSKGRMDLRPRLTIELVEGEDGEPSYFRLAESELSLDARIVAFLEHNPESSQNAVREGVRAKNTEVGAAIRRLMAEGVVTDSGEVHRGRRLSVCRAAGPTAESDGNHNGTGLGKHLIPDDSRSPARLITTPGSEERQVSAGNHSGIKVGTTSVEPIPGVLPGGAPVGGPLEAAGDTAARHALEILDDE